A window of Cryptomeria japonica chromosome 3, Sugi_1.0, whole genome shotgun sequence contains these coding sequences:
- the LOC131874010 gene encoding uncharacterized protein LOC131874010: protein MRIVTDNGRPFKKHEVAKICEQFYIQQRFATLYYPRSNGQEEATNKTILKILKKVVNEASQDWHIHLNLSLWAYRSGVCMMTGATPYSLVYGTKAIFPIEVDLSSLRISLKNIISDEDHRVARLQELELFDEKRHTSQPLTRLS, encoded by the coding sequence ATGAGAATTGTAACGgataatggtagacctttcaaaaaGCATGAAGTGGCAAAGATTTGTGAACAATTCTATATTCAGCAACGCTTTGCAACTCTATATTATCCTCGGAGCAATGGTCAAGAAGAGGCAACCAACAAAACAattctgaaaattctgaaaaaggttgtcaatgaagcAAGTCAAGATTGGCACATACATCTTAATCTTTCTCTATGGGCTTACAGATCAGGTGTATGCATGATGACAGGTGCCACACCATACTCTTTGGTATATGGTACAAAAGCCATTTTTCCTATTGAAGTAGATTTATCATCACTGAGGATCTCTTTAAAGAATATCAtatctgatgaagatcatagagttGCAAGGTTGCAAGAGTTGGaactctttgatgaaaagagacatACTTCTCAACCACTTACAAGGTTATCATAA